The following proteins are co-located in the Xiphophorus hellerii strain 12219 chromosome 2, Xiphophorus_hellerii-4.1, whole genome shotgun sequence genome:
- the asb13b gene encoding ankyrin repeat and SOCS box protein 13 produces MEITRVRPSLYGEIAHGLGFWTDRSAVHEAAAQGRALQLQQLIEAGAAVNIVAVDSITPLHEACIQGQTQCVRLLLAAGAQVDARNIDGSTPLCDACAAGSLDCVKLLLEYGATVNPPLFTFSPLHEACMGGNSDCVQLMIDRGAFMEAHDCHYGTPLHVACARQHFDCAKVLLIAGANVNASKLHETALHHAAKTKSTDLIELLVEFGGSVFVRDNLNKKPIHYTSVGSPSHLCLEFYENTPLSLQQLSRVALRRTLGTRARKVISELLLPKSITRFLSYMKPLVIEI; encoded by the exons ATGGAGATAACCCGGGTCAGACCGTCGCTGTATGGAGAAATCG CTCATGGCCTCGGATTCTGGACGGACCGGTCAGCGGTGCACGAGGCCGCCGCGCAGGGCCGagccctgcagctgcagcagctaaTTGAGGCGGGCGCTGCCGTAAACATCGTTGCAGTGGACTCCATCACTCCGCTGCACGAGGCCTGCATACAGGGTCAAACCCAGTGCGTCAGGCTGCTGCTGGCCGCTGGTGCACAA GTGGATGCCCGGAACATCGATGGAAGCACCCCGCTGTGTGATGCCTGCGCAGCCGGGAGCTTGGATTGTGTCAAGCTGCTGTTGGAGTACGGAGCAACCGTCAATCCTCCACTCTTCACCTTCTCTCCTCTTCACGAGGCGTGCATGGGAG GTAACTCAGACTGCGTTCAGCTGATGATCGATCGAGGCGCCTTCATGGAGGCTCACGACTGTCACTATGGAACGCCGCTTCATGTAGCGTGTGCCAGGCAACACTTCGACTGCGCCAAAGTGCTGCTCATTGCAG GAGCAAACGTGAACGCTTCCAAGCTCCACGAGACGGCCCTTCACCACGCCGCTAAAACCAAGAGCACCGATCTGATAGAGCTGCTTGTGGAGTTCGGGGGGAGCGTTTTCGTTCGAGACAACCTGAACAAGAAGCCAATCCACTACACCAGCGTGGGCTCTCCCTCCCACCTCTGCCTCGAGTTCTACGAAA ATACGCCCCTGAGcctgcagcagctcagcagagtGGCTTTGAGGAGGACTCTCGGCACAAGAGCGCGCAAAGTCATTTCGGAGCTGCTCTTGCCCAAGAGCATCACAAGATTCCTCTCCTACATGAAGCCTCTTGTCATTGAAATATGA
- the LOC116735896 gene encoding neuroepithelial cell-transforming gene 1 protein-like → MEENEEVHGRTVGNQKQKLRRISSRTSTTSVISAAEPSPPQRLRRKNSKLSLQRGSSFTFLTPGTPWDFSLKRKRKDKEDDTVSLSSFDLKEPSNKRVRTLAKVSSLVNLISPSKNGAVRRFGQSIQSMSLRNDGKSPGTTLKAPNKAPAMTPTKRRNSTLWSETLDVHQKSAFSAKEIKRQEAIYELFRGEQDLIEDLQLARKAYHDPMLKLSIMTQEELAHIFGDLDAYIPLHEYLTMKLTEGTGPDGTVDQIGQIVIDWLPGLNAYKNYCSNQLAAKALLDQKKQDKRVQDFLQRCLESPFSRKLDLWSFLDIPRSRLVKYPLLLKEILRHTPPNHPDVTSLERAVTIIQDILSDINVTKGESECQYYIDKLEFLDEKQWDPLIHDCKTLLCHGELRTKSGSRLHVFLFSELLVLTRPVTRNDRSCFQVYRQPIPVRDLVLEDLQDGEVRLGGSFRGAFTNGEKAKNAFRVSSMDPSHGQSHTLHVSDVYHKQQWLNCLRTAITQQQGAPARVQPVLPSPACDEKTDENCPPPPSLKLRRQTLSKNRLEQKSQGSQRRKETGV, encoded by the exons atggaagaaaacGAGGAAGTTCACGGAAGGACGGTGGGAAACCAGAAGCAGAAACTACGGAGGATTTCATCGAGGACGTCTACTACGAGTGTTATCAGCGCTGCAGAGCCGTCGCCCCCGCAAAGACTGCGGAGAAAAAACTCGAA ACTGTCACTGCAGAGAGGCAGCTCGTTCACCTTCCTCACTCCCGGGACGCCTTGGGACTTCAGTCTA AAAAGAAAGCGCAAAGATAAAGAGGATGACACCGTCAGCCTTTCCAGCTTTGACCTCAAG GAGCCCAGTAATAAGCGAGTGCGAACCCTGGCTAAAGTTTCATCTCTCGTCAACCTGATATCTCCGTCAAAAAACGGAGCAGTGCGGCGCTTCGGCCAGTCCATTCAG TCCATGTCATTACGTAACGATGGGAAGTCGCCAGGGACGACTCTCAAAGCTCCCAATAAGGCCCCTGCTATGACTCCCACCAAACGCAGGAACAGCACGCTGTGGTCGGAGACGCTGGACGTCCATCAGAAGAGCGCCTTCTCTGCTAAGGAAATCAAAAGACAAGAG GCAATTTATGAACTTTTCAGGGGCGAGCAGGACCTCATCGAGGATCTGCAACTGGCACGAAAG GCCTACCACGACCCCATGCTCAAGCTCTCCATCATGACCCAGGAGGAACTAGCTCACATTTTTGGTGACCTGGACGCATACATCCCCCTCCATGAGt actTAACGATGAAGCTCACAGAGGGAACAGGCCCTGATGGAACAGTGGATCAGATCGGCCAGATAGTGATAGACTGG CTTCCTGGCCTGAACGCTTACAAAAACTACTGTAGCAACCAGCTTGCAGCCAAAGCACTGCTGGACCAGAAGAAACAGGACAAGCGGGTGCAGGACTTCCTGCAGCGCTGCCTGGAGTCGCCTTTCAGCAGGAAGTTGGATCTGTGGAGCTTCCTGGACATCCCGCGCTCACGTCTGGTGAAGTACCCTCTGCTGCTGAAGGAGATCCTCAGGCACACTCCTCCTAATCACCCCGATGTAACCAGTCTGGAGAGAGCG GTCACAATAATTCAGGACATTTTGTCCGACATCAACGTGACTAAAGGGGAGTCGGAGTGCCAGTATTACATAGACAAACTGGAGTTCCTGGATGAAAAGCAGTGGGACCCTCTCATACACGACTGTAAGACCCTGTTGTGTCACGGCGAGCTTCGGACCAAGAGCGGTTCG AGGCTACACGTGTTCCTCTTCTCcgagctgctggttctgacccgacCGGTGACGCGCAACGACAGGAGCTGCTTCCAGGTGTACCGGCAGCCCATCCCAGTGAGAGACCTGGTTCTGGAGGACCTCCAGGACGGAGAGGTCCGCTTAGGCGGGTCATTCAGGGGGGCGTTCACAAATGGAGAGAAAG CTAAGAACGCTTTCCGAGTGAGCTCCATGGACCCGTCCCACGGCCAGTCGCACACGCTGCACGTCAGCGACGTTTACCACAAACAGCAGTGGCTCAACTGTCTGCGCACCGCAATCACCCAACAGCAGGGGGCTCCAGCCAGAGTCCAGCCCGTCCTCCCCTCTCCTGCCTGTGACGAAAAGACGGACGAGAACTGCCCGCCTCCTCCCAGCCTGAAGCTCCGGCGTCAGACGCTGTCCAAAAACAGGCTGGAGCAGAAGTCACAGGGATCACAAAGGAGGAAGGAAACCGGAGTGTAG